In a single window of the Raphanus sativus cultivar WK10039 chromosome 9, ASM80110v3, whole genome shotgun sequence genome:
- the LOC108824041 gene encoding monocopper oxidase-like protein SKS2 translates to MAAASFFSRFSTILAFAFSLALLSGSCLAGDPFVSYVFEVTYITASPLGVPQQVIAVNGKFPGPVIEATTNYNVDVSVFNRLDEPLLLTWNGIEMRRNSWQDGVLGTNCPIPPQRNFTYSFQVKDQIGSFFYFPSLHFQRSSGGFGPILINNRDLIPLPFTKPDGEISFMIGDWYTHNHTSLRSVLDSGEELGMPDGVLINGKGPYKYNTTVPDGIQYETINVDPGKTYRIRVHNVGVSTSLNFRIQNHKLLLVETEGRYTSQTNFTDFDIHVGQSYSFLVTMDQNASSDYYIVASARFVNETEWQRVTGVGILQYSNSKGHASGPLPLPSTDVSHPWSVMNQQRAIKQNTSASGARPNPQGSYHYGQINITGTYILRSMPPTKINGSLRATLNGVSFVNPTTPMRLADEHRLKGVYKMNFPSRPVDNKPPRLDSSIINATYKGFIQVIFQNNDTKVLSFHIDGYSFYVVAMDFGNWTEDRKGSYNNWDAISRSTIEVYPGAWTAVLISLDNVGVWNIRAENLDRWYLGQETYMRIINPEENGKTEMGQPQNALYCGALESLQKEQLRSSATSTLNGQLNLILTFMMVLLASVTTFC, encoded by the exons ATGGCGGCGGCTAGTTTCTTCTCGCGGTTTTCTACTATTTTGGCCTTCGCTTTTTCGCTGGCTCTTCTCTCTGGATCCTGTCTCGCCGGCGATCCTTTCGTATCCTACGTGTTCGAAGTCACTTACATCACTGCTTCTCCTCTTGGCGTTCCTCAACAG GTCATAGCAGTGAATGGGAAATTCCCAGGCCCTGTGATTGAAGCCACCACAAACTACAACGTTGATGTTAGCGTCTTCAATCGTTTGGATGAGCCTCTCCTACTCACTTGGAATGGGATTGAGATGCGGCGTAACTCGTGGCAAGACGGTGTTCTCGGCACTAACTGTCCCATTCCTCCTCAGCGGAACTTCACTTACAGCTTTCAAGTCAAAGATCAGATCGGAAGCTTCTTCTACTTCCCTTCCCTCCACTTCCAGAGATCTTCCGGTGGTTTTGGTCCTATCCTAATCAACAACCGCGATCTCATTCCTCTACCCTTCACTAAGCCTGATGGTGAAATCAGCTTTATGATCGGTGATTGGTATACTCACAACCATACATCACTAAGGAGTGTACTTGACTCTGGTGAAGAACTTGGGATGCCTGATGGAGTTCTCATCAATGGCAAGGGTCCTTACAAGTACAACACCACTGTACCTGATGGAATTCAATACGAAACCATTAATGTTGATCCTGGAAAAACATACAGGATCCGTGTCCACAATGTCGGTGTTTCGACATCCTTGAACTTCAGGATACAGAACCACAAGCTGCTTTTAGTTGAGACCGAAGGTCGTTACACCTCCCAAACTAACTTCACCGATTTCGATATTCATGTGGGACAGTCTTACTCTTTCTTGGTCACCATGGACCAAAACGCCTCGAGTGACTACTACATTGTGGCGAGTGCAAGATTTGTGAATGAAACTGAATGGCAAAGAGTCACAGGTGTTGGCATTCTCCAATACTCCAACTCCAAAGGACATGCTTCTGGTCCTCTGCCACTTCCATCAACTGATGTTTCTCACCCTTGGTCTGTCATGAACCAACAAAGGGCAATAAA GCAAAACACATCTGCGAGTGGAGCTCGTCCAAATCCGCAGGGATCATATCACTACGGGCAGATAAACATCACAGGCACATACATCTTGAGGAGTATGCCTCCCACAAAAATCAATGGGTCACTTCGTGCTACGCTTAATGGGGTTTCTTTTGTGAATCCAACCACGCCCATGAGGCTTGCGGATGAGCATAGACTGAAAGGAGTTTACAAGATGAATTTCCCTTCCAGACCTGTTGACAATAAACCTCCACGTCTGGACAGTTCTATCATCAACGCAACGTACAAGGGCTTTATTCAAGTTATCTTCCAGAACAATGACACCAAAGTCCTGAGCTTCCATATTGATGGATATTCCTTCTACGTCGTTGC GATGGACTTTGGTAACTGGACTGAAGATAGAAAAGGTTCTTATAACAACTGGGATGCAATATCACGTAGCACGATAGAG GTTTACCCAGGGGCGTGGACTGCTGTACTTATTTCCCTGGATAACGTCGGAGTTTGGAACATCCGAGCCGAGAATCTAGACAGATGGTATCTTGGCCAAGAAACCTACATGCGAATCATAAACCCTGAGGAAAACGGTAAAACAGAAATGGGTCAGCCTCAAAATGCTCTTTATTGTGGTGCTCTCGAAAGCTTGCAGAA GGAACAACTCCGCAGCTCTGCAACATCAACACTAAATGGACAGCTGAATCTAATTTTGACGTTCATGATGGTTTTGCTCGCCTCGGTCACAACATTTTGCTGA